The following is a genomic window from Penaeus vannamei isolate JL-2024 chromosome 27, ASM4276789v1, whole genome shotgun sequence.
ACTAACCTCGAGTCTTAGCTTGGGTAAATTGCCCactccctgcttgcctgcttccCTGCTTCTGCTCTCCTTCACCACTCTTTGGCTTGCTTCCTTGTTTACCTGTTTTTCTTGATTGCTTGTTTGCCTGTTTCCCTTGTTTACCTGCTTGCACGCTTCACTACTTCTATGCTTTCTTACTTCCTTACTTCCCTGCTTCCTGCTTTCTTGTTCCCCCGGTTCCTCGCTTCCCTTCTTGCCTGCTTCTGCTCTCCTTCACCACTCTTTGGCTTGCTTCCTTGTTTACCTGCTTTCCTTGATTGCTTGTTTGCCTTTTTCCCTTGATTACCTGCTTGCCTACTTCCCCACTTGCCTGCTTTCTTGTCCGCTTTTCCACTCTCTTGCTTGCTTCCCTTGTTTACCTGCTTGCATGCTTCCTTACTTCCATGCTTTCTTACTTCCCTACTTCCCTGCTTCCTGCTTTCTTGTTCCCCCGGTTCCTTGcttccctgcttgcctgcttctGCTCGGCGTCTGCTGCCTGCCCCTTGTGcaaggtgtgacgtcacgagcgaTCAATTATGGCCATCCTCAGCCTTCCCGCAGAGGTGGCTGCTCCCGCTTGCCATGTGGCAGTGGCTGGGTGTGTGGTATGTGGTATTGTTGATATGTGGGCTGTAGCTGAGTGTGTGGTATATAGTATGCGGTATTATTGATATACGGGctgtggttgagtgtgtggtaTTAGTGATATGCGGGCAGTGGCTGAGTGTGTGGTATTACTGATATATGCGTATGTTGTATGTGGTATTACTGATATGTGGGGCAGACTGAGTGTGTGGTATATAGTATACGGTATTACTGATATGTAGGGCAGTGGCTGAGTGTGTGGTATGTGGTATTAGTGATATGCAGGCTTTGGCTGAGTGTGTGGTATGTGGTATTGCTGTAAGTGGGTTGTGGCTGTGTGCGCCATGTGGTATGTAATATTACTGAAATACGGGCAGTGGCTGAGTGTGTGGAATGTGGTATCATTGTCAGTGGGCTGATGTGTGCGCCATGTGGTATGTAATATTACTGAAATACAGTGACTGAATATATAATATGCGTACGTATGTGGTGAATGTCGTCCTAAAAAATGTAGTCCTAAAACGCAGGGATTCCTacgcgagagacggagagaatgggCGTGTGAGCCGTTCAGTGCCACATCTCACGCGGATGGGAGGCTGTGGCAGAGGATGGGATGCCCCGCTGaaccaggagaaggagagggagggagggagggagggagagggtagggagagggagagggagagggagagtgggagaaggagagcgagagggagagggagagcgggagaaggagagagagagggagagggggagcgagagagagggagagagagagagggagagggagagggagagagagggagagagagaggagtggagagagagagagagagagaggagagagagagagagagagatacctacatagatagatggataaaagggagagggagagggagggggagagacagagagggggggagggagagggagagagagagggagagggagagggagagggagagagagagagagagagagagagagaggaagggagagggagagagatgaagagggagagagagagagagagagagagagacatatatatagagagagagagagagagagagagagagagagatacctacATAGAGGCAGgatggataaaaggagggagagggagggggagagagagagaggggggagggagagggagaggagagggagagggagagggagagggagagagagagagagagagagagagagagagagagagagagagagagagagagagagagagagagagagagagagagagagagagagatacctagcatagatagatggataaaaagagagagagaaggagagagagagagagagagagagagagagagagagagagagagagagagagagagagagagagagagagcagagagagagagagagagagatgagagagagatgagagagaaagagagaccctaaagatagagagagagagagagagagcagagcagagagagagagagagagagagagagagagagagagagagagagagagagagcagagagagagagagagtagagagagagagagagcttagagTAAATacctacatagatagatagataaaaagagagagagagaaggagagaaggagagaaagagagtagagagagagagagaacgagagagtataaatagagatacagagagagagagagagtagagataatgagagaaataggtacatagatagatggataaaagttagagagagaagggacagagattcagacagacacacacacacacacacacagacagcgagCGTGAGACACACgagagcacacacagacacacagacagagagagacacacacacacacacacgagagagagagagggagagagagagagagagagagagagagagagagagagagagagagagagagagagagagagagagagagagagagagagagagagagagagagagtgagagagagagagagagagagagagaaagtagatagatatgtaaagatacaagatagagagagagggagataagggtacATAGCTatatgataagagagagacagatattcagacacacacacacacacacacatacacacacagaggggtgatagatcgatagataaacagaatatGATATACAACTCTTTATCACATAATGCTAATATtccagcaatagtaataattatggccAATACCTTATCAAAATCAAAGTGACTAAAACGATTTCTCtgtaaaacaacacaaaaaaaagaaaagaaaagggaggaaagaaagaaagaaagaagaaagaagaagaagaagaagaagaagaagaagaagaagaagaagaagaagaagaagaaagaaaagaaaaagaaaagaaaaagaagaagaagaagaagaagaagaagaagaaaaagatgaaggaagaagaagaagaaaagaaaaaagaaaagaaaaagaagaaaagaaaaagaaaaaaaaaaagaaaaagaaaaagaaaaagaaaaagaaaaagaaaaagaaaaagaaaaaggaaaaaaatgaagaagaagaagaagaagaagaagaaggaaaaaaataggacaCACGTTTGATCTCATCCCCATAGGATTCCCTTTCCGACTATCAGATTCCGATTCTTTTCTCAAATGGAGTTGAAACACTTTTGCCTTTGGGTTGAAGCTTCGTGTTCTGACTTGTTGGGTTTTGATTGTGTTTTGCAGAAGGTGTTTTATGAGTATTTAGATAAGGTGACTTCGTGTCTTGGAAGTCAAGATGGTGACTTCGTGTCTTGGAAGTGTGTATGTAAGTCCATACGTCCatgtaagtacacacagacatgcaaacgtagagacacatacacactcatacaaacacaggcacacaggcacacatacataaaggtaCAGAAGTTCAGGTATAATAACCTCTTCTGTTAGTGGGTTGCATGtgaatatgtgaaatatatatatatatatatatatatatatatatatatatatatatatatatatatatatatatgtatatatatatatatatatatatatatatatatatatatatatatatatatatatatatatatgtatgtatgtatgtatgtatgtgtgtgtgtgtgtgtgtgtgtgtgtgtgtgtgtgtgtgtgtgtgtgtgtgtgtgtgtgcatttgtatcgTTGCGTACacgcccatatacatacacacaagcaagtatacacacacccgacttccacacacacataaagacacacataaacacacacacactcactctctttctcgctctcacacacactcacactttctctttctttcacacacacacacacactcactctctttctctcacacactcacactctcccttcctctctcacacatacactcactcactctctctctctcacacactcactcactctctccctctctctcacacacactcacagtctctctttctctctcacacatacactcactcactcgctctctctctctctctctctctcacacacacacactcactcactctttttctctctcacacacacactcactctctctatttctctctctcacacacatactcacactctctctttctctctcacacacacactcactcacacactctctctctctcacaaacactcacactctctctttccctctcactcacacactcacactctctctttccctcacacacactctctcttcctctttctatctcacacacacactcacactctctctttctctctcacacacacactcactctctctctctctctcacacactcacactctatcttcctctctcacacatacactcactcactctctctctctctctctcacacactcacactctctctttctctctctcacacacactcactctctctatttctctctctcacacacatactcacactctctctttctctctctctcacacactcactttctctctttctctctctctcacacacacactcacactctctctttccctctctcacacacacttgcaaGGACACAGACCCACACCCACAGCAATAAGAATATCTAATATCTTTCAGTCTACGCTCGACTCCTTCGGGAATCACTTACGAAAATGTACGAATGGGAGAGAACGTCTTCACGGTGCAAGGGATCTAGTACGGAAAAGAAAGATAGTGAAAGAGTGAGATTATGCAACTGTGCAAGAGTTGTATTTGACCGATTTTGATTCTGACATCTCCAAAGGAAGTATGATGTggtcaaaaccggtcaaatagacGTCTTGTGCTGGAAGGATTTTCGTCCCCATTcttagcttttatttatttatttttttaaatattggtgTAATGAACACGGTTTATTATTCATTCCTGCTTGTCCTCTCCACTCCTTCACCACTCttttgcttgctttcttgtttacctgcttgcctgcttccCTTGTTTACCTGCTTCTCTTGATTACCTGCTTACCTACTTCTCTTGATTACCTGCTTGCCTCCTTCCCTTGTTTACCTGCTTGCattctcccctacttccccacttccctgcTTCCTGCTTTCTTGTTTCCCCGGTTCCTCGcttccctgcttgcctgcttctGCTCGGCGTCTGCTGCCTGCCCCTTGTGcaaggtgtgacgtcacgagcgaTCAATTACGGCCATCCTCAGCCTTCCCGCAGAGGTGGCTGCTCCCGCGTGCCATGTGGCGGGCGCCGGGCTTATGTGTTTGGGGGAATGAATTTGTCTGTGTGACTGCGTGCGTGTCAGGGAACGCGGGAGGTCGTTGTGGATTTTGCAGGCGAGTCAAGAGTAAATCCATATCGATGTgtctgtgagcatgtgtgtgcttttgtgcttataaatgtatacatacatacctatacacacacacgcacacacacatacatacacatactatacacacacacacacacacacacacacacacacacacacacacacacacatatatatatatatatatatatatatatatatatatatatatatatatatatatacatatacacatacccaaagCAGTAAATCCCTGAGGAGAAATCAAGAACTGGAAACCCTAAGGAAGTTTGTTCCTGACTGCATCTTCAATCCAGCAACTTCTGGTGCCAATCTACGTGGATTGCATCAGTGACGTTGAGAGGGAGGACATGCTGCAGGGGAAACAATTTATCTTCTATTTCACCCTTGCCCATTCCTACACCTGCAGAGAATACCCCATTTCTACTGCAAAGGGTCGACATAGCGCATGGAAAAGCAGATACAATTTGCATGTCCCATTTTCAACTGGCCAAGGTAGTTTGAAACAGGTAGCTCCACTCCGTCTTGataaaaatcctagttggcaacttccgagcTAAGCCTTGCCTCTTacaaagaaaagggtaaaaaaaagtttcaatgtaaatattattcaaatttctatttttcttggtTTTCGTTTACTtttctactaccattattacttttttgaagaaaattcatacataaaaacactATAAAACATCATAGAGCAACTGGGTCAAATAAAGAAGTGAAGCTAATGACGTCACTATTTTTTAACCAATAAGATTGCACagtgagatatcagatataacTAGATGCACAATCATTTCCATAATTTCctcgatattatcataattaccacaaataaaacaaaatattcccTCATTTATTCATAACAATAAAGAGTTCCTTATGCTTGACAGCCGTCAGAATACTCCAGGGAGAGAACCAATTCAAATTTGAggttaaaaagactaaatggaaACTCAGCTACCTTGGTTATATATATAGCTTGCCATTGGCTTTGAAGGAGGAGTCAGGGATCACTCACGTAGCGGCTGAGAGGGCCACTCTGTGCGCTGATCCATTTAAGGCATGAGTCGTATACTCTTCAGTGTGCAAGTCTATGGCCGCTCATGACCTAAGGATGGCACCAATGaaaatgttaacgataatgacaatggtaataataatgatatagataatatatgtatgtatatatatatatatatatatatatatatatatatatatacatatacatatacatatacatatacatatatatatatatatatatatatatatatatatatatatatatatacatatatatatatatatatatatatatatatatatatatataaatatatacatatatatatatatatatatatatatatatatatatatatatatatatatatatatatatatgtgtgtgtgtgtgtgtgtgtgtgtgtgtgtgtgtgtgtgtgtgtgtgtgtgtgtttatgtgattgtgtgtgtgtgaatacacacaaacacatatgtgtgtgtatatatatacatatatgtatatatgcatatacatatatacatacatacatacatacatacatacatacatatatatatatatatatatatatatatatatacatatatatatatatataaatatatatatatatatatatatatatatatatatatatatatatatatatatgtgtgtgtgtgtgtgtgtgtgtgtgtgtgtgtgtgtgtgtgtgtgtgtgtgtgtgtgtgtgtgtatgtgagtgtgtgtgtgaatacacacaaacacatatgtgtgtgtatatatatacatatatgtatatatgcatatacatatatagatacatacatacatacatacatatatatatatatatatatatatatatatatatatatatatatatatatatatatatatatatacacacacatatacacacacatgtatatacatacatacatacatacacacacacacacacacacacacacacacacacacacacacacacacacacacacacacacacacacacacacatatatatatatatatatatatatatatatatatatatatatatatatatatatatatatatatatacaaacagtcaTCTAACAAGAAGTCAAAAATACTGCACCACTCCGGTTTATTCAGAGCAATATCCTTTTGCACTAATGTCCCGGGGACGGCGAGCAGATCTTCCTCTTTGATGTTATTGCGACAAGCAAAATAACTCCGAGTGGCACGTGAACGCCAGCCATTGTTCAGGTACAAAAAGCCATTACCTTCGTTGCACACTGCATTACTCTACAACCACCCTCTTGTGTCTCTTGCAATCACGTTCAGCTTCagatcaatttcatttttttcctgttaGTTCTGCATACTTCAGCGTTTCATATCGCTT
Proteins encoded in this region:
- the LOC138866882 gene encoding LOW QUALITY PROTEIN: RNA-binding protein 25-like (The sequence of the model RefSeq protein was modified relative to this genomic sequence to represent the inferred CDS: substituted 6 bases at 6 genomic stop codons), which codes for RERERERERERERERERERERERERERERERDLLDRXIDRKRERERERERERERERERERERERERERERERREGGRERREGEGEREKERERERGSEREGEREREREREREGEREEWRERERERREREREIPTXIDGXKGEGEGGGETERGGGRGRERGRGRGRGRERERERERGRERERDEEGERERERERHIYRERERERERERYLHRGRMDKRREREGERERGGRERERRGRGRGRGRERERERERERERERERERERERERERERYLAXIDGXKEREKEREREREREREREREREREREREQREREREMRERXERKRDPKDRERERESRAEREREREREREREREREQREREKGERERERERERERERERERERERERKVFYEYLDKVTSCLGSQDGDFVSWKCVCKSIRPFYARLLRESLTKMYEWERTSSRCKGSSTEKKDSERVRLCNCARVQLLVPIYVDCISDVEREDMLQGKQFIFYFTLAHSYTCREYPISTAKGRHSAWKSRYNLHVPFSTGQAVRILQGENQFKFEVKKTKWKLSYLGYIYSLPLALKEESGITHVAAERATLCADPFKA